The proteins below come from a single Asanoa ferruginea genomic window:
- a CDS encoding acetoin utilization protein AcuC yields MPDGAVVVWDEDLLAYDMGDHPLDPVRVELTIALARELGVLDRPGVRIVKPTPADDAALTRVHRADYLDAVRAAPHDPFFKGYGFGTPDNPVFDHMHDASALIAGATIAAAEAVWRGEARHAVNIAGGLHHAMPGRASGFCVYNDPAVAIARLLDQGAERIAYVDIDVHHGDGVQAIFYDDPRVLTISLHESPLALFPGTGFPDETGGPGAEGSAVNIALPAGTGDTGWLRAFHAVVPSVLRAFRPQLLFSQCGADSHRLDPLADLRLSVDGQRAAHLAMRDLAEELCEGRWVATGGGGYALVEVVPRTWTHLLATATGEPLDPLTPTPAGWRALAAARMPGRPIPLRLTDDGDTTFQPWQPGSEDAVDRAVTQTRSAVFPLLGLDPLDPRD; encoded by the coding sequence ATGCCGGACGGCGCCGTGGTGGTGTGGGACGAAGATCTGCTCGCCTATGACATGGGTGATCATCCGCTCGATCCGGTCCGGGTCGAGTTGACCATCGCGCTGGCTCGCGAGCTAGGCGTCCTCGACCGGCCCGGCGTGCGGATCGTCAAGCCCACGCCGGCCGACGACGCGGCCCTGACCCGGGTGCACCGGGCCGACTACCTCGACGCCGTGCGGGCGGCACCCCATGATCCTTTCTTCAAGGGGTACGGGTTCGGCACGCCGGACAATCCGGTCTTCGACCACATGCACGACGCATCGGCCCTGATCGCCGGCGCCACGATCGCGGCAGCCGAAGCGGTCTGGCGCGGCGAGGCGCGACACGCCGTCAACATCGCCGGCGGGCTGCACCACGCGATGCCCGGCCGGGCGTCCGGATTCTGCGTCTACAACGACCCCGCGGTGGCGATCGCCCGCCTGTTGGACCAGGGCGCCGAGCGCATCGCGTACGTCGATATCGATGTCCACCACGGCGACGGCGTCCAGGCGATCTTCTACGACGACCCGCGGGTGTTGACGATCTCGCTGCACGAGTCGCCGCTCGCGCTGTTCCCCGGCACCGGCTTTCCCGACGAGACCGGCGGCCCGGGCGCCGAGGGGAGCGCCGTCAACATCGCCCTCCCGGCGGGCACCGGCGACACGGGCTGGCTACGCGCGTTCCACGCCGTCGTGCCGAGCGTGCTGCGCGCGTTCCGCCCGCAACTGCTGTTCAGCCAGTGCGGCGCCGACAGCCACCGGCTCGACCCGCTGGCTGACCTGCGCCTGTCCGTCGATGGCCAGCGCGCCGCACACCTCGCGATGCGCGACCTGGCCGAGGAACTGTGCGAGGGCCGCTGGGTGGCGACCGGCGGCGGCGGGTACGCGCTGGTCGAGGTCGTCCCGCGGACCTGGACCCACCTGCTGGCCACCGCCACGGGCGAGCCACTCGACCCGCTGACCCCGACGCCGGCCGGCTGGCGCGCGCTGGCGGCGGCCCGGATGCCGGGCCGGCCCATCCCGCTGCGGCTGACCGACGACGGCGACACCACGTTCCAGCCCTGGCAGCCGGGCAGCGAAGACGCGGTCGACCGGGCGGTCACCCAGACCCGCTCCGCGGTGTTCCCGCTGCTGGGCCTGGACCCGCTCGACCCCCGGGACTGA
- a CDS encoding bifunctional GNAT family N-acetyltransferase/acetate--CoA ligase family protein, with product MQPEDGPAVVATHSRFSERTRYLRFFSPYPRIPERDLQRFVNVDHRDREAFVVEIGGRLVAIGRYDRLGPDAGDAEVAFVVEDAYQGRGIGPLLMEYLAAAARDVGITRFVAEVLPANATMLRVFGDFGYEVERRYADGVVHLEFPIAPTESSLEVQWRREHRTEARSIARLLTPRGVAVYGASASGHGVGAAVLGHLRDGGFAGAVVPVHPSAPRVGGLPAVTAARNAGTPLDLAVVAVPPDRIASVVDDAAAAGMHALVVVSAGFAETGPAGAAAQAELIRRAHAGGMRVVGPNCLGIANTDPAVRLNATLAPRLPAPGRVGFFSQSGALGVALLAEADRRGLGLSSFVSAGNRADVSGNDLLQYWRDDPSTDVILLYLESFGNPRKFARLARGIGRGKPIVAVASSARPPGSTERGPDPAAVRALFSRSGVIRVDTVGELFDVGALLSFQPLPGGRRVGIVGNSPALTTLARDACSANGLRVAEGYPRDVGPVAGAHEFGDVLASAAVDPAVDALVVVLAPPLPGQLVADDADFTATIASVALAGDKPVVVTSLVERVGPGIPAYPSVEEAARALGRVAGYAEWRREPRGVIPPLSGVDMDRASVATDPGELLAAYGIRLVPDALVDAGAAAVVAAAELGLPVALKAAGPSLRHRIDLGAVRLNLRDGDAVRLAYEELAGAFGPQVLVQPMVPAGVACVIEMLEDPEFGPVVGFGLGGVATELLGDRAWRAAPLSDRGASALVDEPRAAPLLHGYRGAAAVDRGALVDLLLRVGRLADEQPRVRSLSLNPVLARPDGLSVLHATVTFGDPGTRPDTGPRHI from the coding sequence ATGCAGCCGGAGGACGGGCCGGCTGTGGTGGCGACGCACTCGCGATTCTCCGAGCGGACCCGGTATCTGCGCTTCTTCTCGCCGTACCCCCGGATCCCCGAACGCGACCTGCAGCGCTTCGTCAACGTCGACCACCGCGACAGGGAAGCGTTCGTGGTCGAGATCGGCGGCCGGCTCGTCGCGATCGGCCGCTACGACCGCCTCGGCCCGGACGCGGGCGACGCCGAGGTGGCGTTCGTGGTCGAAGACGCCTACCAGGGCCGCGGCATCGGCCCGCTGCTGATGGAATACCTGGCCGCCGCCGCGCGCGATGTCGGCATCACCCGGTTCGTCGCCGAGGTGCTGCCGGCAAACGCGACCATGCTGCGGGTTTTCGGAGATTTCGGGTACGAGGTGGAGCGCCGCTACGCCGACGGCGTCGTACACCTGGAGTTCCCGATCGCACCGACGGAGAGTTCGCTCGAGGTGCAGTGGCGGCGGGAGCACCGCACCGAGGCGCGGTCGATCGCCCGGCTGCTCACACCGCGCGGCGTCGCCGTCTACGGCGCGAGCGCCAGCGGCCACGGCGTCGGCGCGGCTGTGCTCGGCCATCTGCGCGACGGCGGTTTCGCGGGAGCGGTCGTGCCGGTCCACCCGAGCGCGCCGCGGGTCGGCGGGCTGCCCGCCGTCACCGCGGCCCGCAACGCCGGCACGCCGCTGGACCTGGCCGTGGTCGCCGTGCCACCCGACCGGATCGCGTCGGTCGTCGACGACGCGGCGGCGGCCGGAATGCACGCGCTCGTCGTGGTCAGCGCGGGCTTCGCCGAGACCGGCCCGGCCGGCGCCGCCGCGCAGGCCGAGCTGATCCGCCGGGCCCACGCAGGCGGGATGCGCGTAGTCGGCCCGAACTGCCTGGGCATCGCCAACACCGACCCGGCCGTGCGGCTCAACGCCACATTGGCACCGCGCCTGCCGGCGCCGGGCCGGGTCGGCTTCTTCAGCCAGTCGGGCGCGCTCGGTGTGGCGCTGCTCGCCGAGGCCGACCGGCGCGGCCTGGGCCTGTCGAGCTTCGTCTCGGCCGGCAACCGGGCCGACGTCTCGGGCAACGACCTGCTCCAATACTGGCGCGACGACCCCAGCACCGACGTGATCCTGCTCTACCTGGAGTCGTTCGGAAACCCGCGAAAGTTCGCCCGCCTGGCCCGCGGCATCGGCCGCGGCAAGCCGATCGTCGCGGTCGCGTCGTCGGCCCGCCCACCGGGCAGCACCGAGCGCGGCCCCGACCCGGCCGCGGTCCGCGCGCTGTTCTCCCGCTCCGGCGTGATCCGCGTCGACACCGTAGGTGAGCTGTTCGACGTTGGGGCCCTGCTGTCCTTCCAGCCGCTGCCCGGCGGCCGCCGGGTCGGCATCGTCGGCAACTCGCCGGCGCTCACGACCCTGGCCCGCGACGCCTGCTCCGCCAACGGCCTGCGGGTCGCCGAGGGCTACCCGCGCGACGTGGGCCCGGTGGCGGGCGCGCACGAGTTCGGCGACGTACTGGCTTCGGCCGCCGTCGACCCCGCCGTCGACGCTCTGGTCGTGGTGCTGGCCCCGCCGCTGCCGGGTCAACTGGTGGCCGACGACGCCGACTTCACGGCGACGATCGCGAGCGTGGCGCTGGCCGGCGACAAGCCGGTCGTGGTGACGTCTCTTGTGGAGCGGGTGGGGCCCGGCATTCCGGCCTACCCCTCGGTCGAGGAGGCGGCCCGCGCGCTGGGCCGGGTCGCGGGCTACGCCGAGTGGCGGCGGGAGCCGCGCGGCGTGATCCCGCCGCTGTCCGGTGTGGACATGGACCGGGCGTCGGTGGCGACGGACCCGGGAGAGTTGCTTGCCGCGTATGGGATCCGGCTGGTCCCCGACGCCCTGGTCGACGCGGGCGCGGCGGCTGTTGTGGCGGCGGCCGAGCTTGGCTTGCCGGTCGCGCTCAAGGCCGCGGGGCCGTCGTTGCGGCACCGCATCGACCTGGGCGCGGTCCGCCTCAACCTGCGCGACGGTGATGCGGTCCGGCTCGCCTACGAGGAACTGGCCGGTGCGTTCGGCCCGCAGGTGCTGGTGCAGCCGATGGTGCCGGCTGGGGTGGCCTGTGTGATCGAGATGCTCGAAGATCCGGAGTTCGGTCCGGTGGTTGGGTTCGGGCTCGGCGGGGTCGCCACGGAGTTGCTGGGCGACCGCGCCTGGCGTGCCGCGCCGCTCAGCGATAGGGGTGCGTCGGCCCTCGTCGACGAGCCGCGGGCGGCGCCGCTGCTGCACGGCTATCGCGGCGCGGCAGCGGTCGATCGCGGCGCGTTGGTCGATCTTCTTCTGCGGGTTGGGCGCCTTGCCGACGAGCAGCCTCGGGTGCGGTCGTTGTCGCTGAATCCGGTGCTCGCCCGCCCCGACGGGCTGTCGGTCCTCCACGCCACGGTGACCTTCGGCGATCCCGGCACCCGCCCCGACACCGGCCCCAGACACATCTGA
- the sigB gene encoding RNA polymerase sigma factor SigB, with protein sequence MNDYDQVDLDATDERGVSADLVRAYLNGIGRTKLLTAVEEVDLARRIEAGLFAEEKLAAAAGLPVDIRADLEIVALEGHAAKDRLLEANLRLVVSIAKRYTGRGMAFLDLIQEGNLGLIRAVEKFDYAKGYKFSTYATWWIRQAITRAMADQSRTIRIPVHMVEQVNKMVRARRDLAVSLGREPTVPEVAVALGMQEFQVIELISYDREPVSLDQAVGEDGESALGDFVVGVDARQEPADEVSQGMLRNEVEIVLSTLSSREQAVIRLRFGLDDGRQRTLDEVGREFGLSRERIRQIEKVTLLKLRHPSRAQRLEAYAS encoded by the coding sequence ATGAACGACTACGACCAGGTCGATCTGGACGCCACCGATGAGCGTGGCGTCTCCGCCGACCTCGTGCGCGCCTACCTCAACGGCATCGGTCGCACCAAGCTGCTGACCGCTGTCGAAGAGGTCGACCTGGCGCGGCGGATCGAGGCGGGGCTGTTCGCCGAGGAGAAGCTCGCCGCGGCGGCCGGGCTGCCCGTCGACATCCGGGCCGATCTGGAAATCGTCGCCCTCGAAGGGCACGCCGCCAAGGACCGCCTCCTCGAGGCCAACCTGCGGCTCGTGGTCAGCATCGCCAAGCGTTACACCGGCCGTGGGATGGCTTTCCTCGACCTGATCCAGGAAGGCAACCTCGGGCTCATCCGCGCGGTCGAGAAGTTCGACTACGCCAAGGGCTACAAGTTCTCCACCTACGCGACCTGGTGGATCCGCCAGGCGATCACCCGCGCCATGGCCGACCAGTCGCGCACGATCCGCATTCCGGTGCACATGGTCGAGCAGGTCAACAAGATGGTCCGCGCTCGCCGCGACCTCGCCGTCTCACTGGGCCGGGAGCCCACCGTCCCCGAGGTCGCTGTCGCGCTGGGCATGCAGGAATTTCAGGTCATCGAGCTGATTTCGTACGATCGGGAGCCGGTCAGCCTCGACCAGGCGGTCGGTGAAGACGGCGAGAGCGCCCTCGGTGACTTCGTCGTCGGCGTCGATGCCCGCCAGGAGCCGGCCGACGAGGTCTCGCAGGGCATGCTGCGCAACGAGGTCGAGATCGTGCTGTCGACGCTCTCTTCGCGGGAGCAGGCGGTCATCCGGCTGCGGTTCGGCCTCGACGACGGCCGGCAGCGCACGCTCGACGAGGTGGGCCGCGAGTTCGGGCTCTCCCGCGAGCGGATCCGCCAGATCGAGAAAGTGACGCTGCTCAAGCTGCGCCACCCGTCGCGGGCGCAGCGCCTGGAGGCTTACGCGTCCTGA
- a CDS encoding sporulation protein, which translates to MVFKRMLQAMGVGGPSVETVLTNPNCRPGGFLEGQIHVEGGDHAVDIEYVALGMVTRVEVESGDAEYDSTTEFHRQRATGAFRLEPKQRYDIPFRFDVPWETPITEVYGQHLHGMTMALRTELEVARAVDKGDLDAVAVHPLPAQERILEGLLRLGFRFARADVESGRIYGVQQSLPFYQEIEFYPSPQFASAINQLELTFLATPQHLQVVLELGKRGGLFTDGHDSFGRFTVDYATAEQTDWTAQLHGWLEQSLRKRGLFH; encoded by the coding sequence GTGGTTTTCAAGCGAATGTTGCAGGCGATGGGAGTCGGCGGACCGTCGGTCGAGACGGTGCTGACCAACCCCAACTGCCGCCCCGGCGGTTTCCTGGAGGGCCAGATCCACGTCGAAGGTGGCGACCACGCGGTCGACATCGAGTACGTCGCCCTCGGCATGGTCACCCGGGTGGAGGTGGAGAGCGGCGACGCCGAATATGACTCGACCACCGAGTTCCACCGGCAGCGCGCGACCGGCGCCTTCCGCTTGGAGCCCAAGCAGCGTTACGACATCCCGTTCCGCTTCGACGTGCCTTGGGAAACCCCGATCACCGAGGTGTACGGGCAGCACCTGCACGGCATGACGATGGCGCTGCGCACCGAGCTCGAGGTGGCCCGCGCGGTCGACAAGGGCGACCTGGACGCGGTCGCCGTGCACCCGCTGCCGGCGCAGGAACGGATCCTCGAAGGGCTCCTCCGGCTCGGCTTCCGGTTCGCCCGGGCCGACGTGGAGAGTGGCCGGATCTACGGCGTGCAGCAGAGCCTGCCGTTCTACCAGGAGATCGAGTTCTACCCGTCGCCGCAGTTCGCGTCGGCGATCAACCAGCTCGAGCTGACCTTCCTGGCCACGCCGCAGCACCTCCAGGTGGTGCTCGAGCTCGGCAAGCGCGGCGGGCTGTTCACCGATGGGCACGACAGCTTCGGCCGGTTCACCGTCGACTATGCGACCGCCGAGCAGACCGACTGGACCGCACAGCTGCACGGCTGGCTCGAGCAGTCACTGCGCAAGCGCGGGCTGTTCCACTGA
- the dtd gene encoding D-aminoacyl-tRNA deacylase, whose protein sequence is MRALVQTVSRASVTVDGSTVGSVSDGLLVLLGVTHSDDLAKADTLARKVWELRILDDEKSASDVGAPVLVVSQFTLYADARKGRRPSWSAAAPAEVAEPLVTAFADALRGRGAHVETGRFRAHMLVESVNVGPRTVLLEL, encoded by the coding sequence GTGAGGGCGCTGGTGCAGACGGTGTCGCGGGCGTCCGTCACCGTCGACGGCTCGACCGTGGGCTCGGTCTCTGACGGGCTGCTGGTGCTGCTCGGCGTGACGCACAGCGACGATCTCGCGAAGGCCGACACGCTCGCCCGCAAGGTCTGGGAGCTGCGCATCCTCGACGACGAGAAGTCGGCCAGCGACGTCGGCGCACCCGTGTTGGTGGTCAGTCAGTTCACGTTGTACGCGGACGCGCGCAAAGGACGCCGGCCGAGCTGGTCGGCGGCGGCACCGGCCGAGGTGGCCGAGCCGCTGGTGACCGCGTTCGCGGATGCCCTGCGCGGCCGGGGCGCACACGTCGAGACCGGCCGGTTCCGGGCCCACATGCTCGTGGAGAGCGTGAACGTGGGCCCGCGAACCGTCCTGTTGGAACTCTGA
- a CDS encoding DUF7059 domain-containing protein: MLLSPDGVARLRDALGAAAFTSAGIAERLGPAATAAVARNDFRAALRITEERDPLATLIRLFVCAQTEPVEAVAAALAPLDFAEAFDAGLIEAAPGGGVRQGVDLEPYGDAWWVLSDVPSSARPGQPLRPDHVLGIGGASSTLVGAALRRPVGTALDLGTGCGVQALHLATHAGAVTATDLSERALRFAATTAALSGQEWEMLRGDLVEPVRGRQFDLVVSNPPFVIGPGTTTHTYRDSGRAGDAVCAELAAAAPGLLTEGGVMQFLANWEHVAGEEWGERVEGWFAGTGLDAWVIQREVADPMTYVSLWLADANEDGDPARAAAWLDWFDANDVAAIGFGLVTLRRGGHDDPVVRVEDLRQQVQQPLGEQIAHWFHRQDFVRDADLLATRYRSAPGLQLQQEATLGDEGWAVDRQVLVMPEGLRWSEEVDPLVLALVSGADGEVPLRDQIALLAAAHEVEEADLALAAGPIVAHLVERGIVEPVA, from the coding sequence ATGCTCCTGTCCCCCGATGGCGTCGCGCGGTTGCGGGACGCGCTCGGTGCGGCCGCTTTCACCTCGGCGGGGATCGCCGAACGGCTCGGGCCGGCCGCGACCGCCGCCGTGGCCCGCAACGACTTCCGCGCCGCGTTGCGGATCACCGAAGAACGGGATCCGCTCGCCACGCTGATCCGCCTGTTCGTCTGCGCGCAGACCGAGCCGGTCGAGGCGGTCGCCGCCGCGCTCGCGCCGCTCGACTTCGCCGAGGCGTTCGACGCCGGGTTGATCGAAGCCGCTCCGGGCGGCGGGGTGCGGCAGGGAGTCGACCTCGAACCCTACGGTGACGCCTGGTGGGTCCTTTCCGACGTGCCCTCCTCGGCGCGTCCGGGCCAGCCGCTGCGCCCCGACCACGTGCTCGGCATCGGCGGCGCCTCGTCGACCCTGGTCGGCGCCGCCCTCCGCCGGCCGGTCGGCACCGCGCTCGACCTCGGCACCGGCTGCGGCGTGCAGGCGTTGCACCTGGCCACCCACGCCGGCGCGGTCACCGCCACCGACCTGTCCGAGCGGGCGCTGCGGTTCGCCGCCACCACCGCGGCACTGAGCGGCCAGGAGTGGGAGATGCTCCGCGGCGACCTGGTCGAACCCGTCCGCGGGCGGCAGTTCGACCTGGTGGTCAGCAACCCGCCGTTCGTGATCGGGCCGGGCACCACCACACACACCTACCGCGACTCGGGCCGGGCCGGCGACGCGGTCTGCGCCGAACTCGCCGCCGCCGCGCCGGGCCTGCTCACCGAGGGCGGCGTGATGCAGTTCCTGGCCAACTGGGAACACGTCGCCGGCGAGGAGTGGGGCGAGCGGGTCGAGGGCTGGTTCGCCGGCACCGGTCTGGACGCCTGGGTGATCCAGCGCGAGGTCGCCGACCCGATGACCTACGTCAGTCTCTGGCTCGCCGACGCCAACGAAGACGGCGACCCGGCCCGCGCCGCCGCCTGGCTCGACTGGTTCGACGCCAACGACGTCGCGGCGATCGGCTTCGGCCTGGTCACGCTGCGCCGAGGTGGGCACGACGACCCGGTGGTGCGGGTGGAAGACCTCCGGCAGCAGGTGCAGCAGCCGCTGGGCGAGCAGATCGCGCACTGGTTCCACCGGCAGGACTTCGTCCGCGACGCCGACCTGCTGGCCACCCGCTATCGCAGCGCGCCGGGCCTGCAACTCCAGCAGGAGGCGACGCTCGGCGACGAGGGCTGGGCGGTCGACCGCCAGGTGCTGGTCATGCCGGAAGGGCTGCGCTGGAGCGAGGAGGTCGACCCGCTGGTGCTGGCCCTGGTCAGCGGCGCCGACGGGGAGGTGCCGCTGCGCGACCAGATCGCCCTGCTGGCCGCCGCGCACGAGGTGGAGGAGGCCGACCTGGCGCTGGCCGCCGGGCCGATCGTGGCGCACCTGGTCGAGCGCGGGATCGTGGAGCCGGTGGCGTGA
- a CDS encoding M28 family peptidase, which yields MVSRTVRKTLATIGVASLVGALALANPAQANSNNNSVRKLTKAVTVGGVLRHELALQAIGSLSGGNRASGQPGHTRSADYVATVMRLAGYQVTRQPFPFNFFQEFGSSFAQTAPGSVTYVDGVDYDLMDYAGSGDVTAPVVAVDLNLVPPRASTSGCEAEDFAGGLVVGKVALMQRGTCPFGVKVANAEAAGAVGAIVMNQGNGDPVANVDRYNLILGTLGDPVGIPAVGVAYATGETFANTAGLTVHLTADTTSEVRQTENVIAESRKGDPHNVVMAGAHLDSVPEGVGINDNGSGSAALLELAIQMAKTKTPNKTRFAWWGAEEANLIGSTFYVNSLTEEQTADITLYLNFDMVASPNYMLGVYDGDDSAASGSGPGPAGSAEIEDVFQDFFADRGLPTRASDFDGRSDYGPFIASGIPAGGLFTGAEVHKTAQDVADYGGVEGAQYDPCYHSKCDSLSPVRDGADAALYQQLDREYDLLGNLNLEALDVNSDAMATAMLTFALDTSSIPDRAAAAAARTAGPTRYIGTRGSI from the coding sequence GTGGTGTCCCGCACCGTCCGCAAAACCCTGGCGACCATTGGCGTCGCCAGCTTGGTAGGAGCCCTTGCGCTGGCCAACCCGGCGCAGGCCAACTCCAACAACAATTCCGTCCGAAAGCTCACCAAAGCGGTGACCGTCGGCGGCGTGCTCCGGCACGAGCTGGCGCTGCAGGCGATCGGCAGCCTCAGTGGCGGCAATCGCGCGTCTGGGCAGCCCGGCCACACGCGCAGCGCCGACTACGTCGCGACCGTCATGCGGCTGGCCGGCTACCAGGTCACCCGGCAGCCGTTCCCGTTCAACTTCTTCCAGGAGTTCGGCTCGTCGTTCGCGCAGACGGCACCGGGGTCGGTCACCTATGTCGACGGCGTCGACTACGACCTCATGGACTACGCCGGCTCCGGTGACGTGACCGCCCCGGTGGTCGCCGTCGACCTCAACCTCGTCCCGCCGCGGGCCTCGACCTCCGGCTGCGAAGCGGAAGACTTCGCCGGCGGCCTGGTCGTCGGCAAGGTCGCGCTGATGCAGCGCGGCACCTGCCCGTTCGGGGTCAAGGTCGCCAACGCCGAAGCGGCCGGCGCGGTGGGTGCGATCGTGATGAACCAGGGCAACGGCGATCCGGTCGCCAACGTCGACCGCTACAACCTGATCCTCGGCACGCTCGGTGACCCGGTCGGCATCCCGGCGGTCGGCGTCGCCTACGCCACCGGCGAGACGTTCGCCAACACCGCGGGCCTGACCGTCCACCTCACCGCCGACACCACGTCCGAGGTGCGTCAGACCGAGAACGTGATCGCCGAGTCCCGCAAGGGCGACCCGCACAACGTGGTGATGGCCGGCGCACACCTCGACTCCGTGCCGGAAGGCGTCGGGATCAACGACAACGGCAGCGGCTCCGCCGCGCTGCTGGAGCTCGCGATCCAGATGGCCAAGACCAAGACGCCCAACAAGACCAGGTTCGCCTGGTGGGGCGCCGAGGAGGCCAACCTGATCGGGTCGACGTTCTACGTCAACTCGCTCACCGAGGAGCAGACCGCCGACATCACGCTCTACCTCAACTTCGACATGGTCGCGTCGCCCAACTACATGCTGGGCGTCTACGACGGCGACGACTCGGCGGCGTCTGGCTCGGGCCCCGGCCCGGCCGGTTCGGCGGAGATCGAAGACGTGTTCCAGGACTTCTTCGCCGACCGCGGCCTGCCCACCAGGGCGTCCGACTTCGACGGCCGGTCCGACTATGGCCCGTTCATCGCCAGCGGCATCCCGGCCGGTGGCCTCTTCACCGGCGCCGAGGTGCACAAGACGGCGCAGGACGTGGCCGACTACGGCGGCGTCGAGGGTGCCCAATACGACCCGTGCTACCACTCCAAGTGCGACAGCCTGTCCCCCGTGCGGGACGGCGCCGACGCGGCGCTCTACCAACAGCTTGACCGTGAATACGACCTCCTTGGCAACCTCAACCTGGAAGCCCTCGACGTGAACTCCGACGCGATGGCGACCGCGATGCTCACCTTCGCTCTCGACACGTCGTCGATCCCGGACCGCGCCGCCGCTGCGGCCGCCCGGACCGCCGGCCCGACCCGCTACATCGGCACCCGAGGCTCCATCTAG
- a CDS encoding cupin domain-containing protein codes for MTHPWITELGLQPHPEGGWFAETWRSAHTFTPSGYAGPRAAATGIYFALFPGEESAWHVVHSDELWLWHAGGPLALRFGGSGDEPDPHADERVLGPDVAGGARPQLRVPGGVWQSAAPLGDQPVLVSCVVAPGFDFADFRMV; via the coding sequence ATGACACATCCCTGGATCACGGAGCTCGGGCTGCAGCCCCACCCCGAGGGCGGCTGGTTCGCGGAGACCTGGCGGTCCGCACACACCTTCACGCCATCCGGGTACGCGGGCCCGCGCGCCGCCGCCACCGGGATCTACTTCGCGCTCTTCCCCGGCGAGGAGTCGGCCTGGCACGTGGTCCACTCCGACGAGCTGTGGCTCTGGCACGCCGGCGGCCCGCTTGCCCTGCGCTTCGGCGGTTCCGGCGACGAGCCGGACCCGCACGCCGACGAACGGGTGCTCGGCCCGGACGTGGCCGGCGGCGCGCGACCGCAGCTACGCGTACCCGGTGGTGTGTGGCAGTCCGCGGCCCCGCTCGGCGACCAGCCCGTGCTGGTGAGCTGCGTCGTGGCACCCGGATTCGACTTCGCCGATTTCCGGATGGTGTGA
- a CDS encoding PadR family transcriptional regulator, whose protein sequence is MPQRKITNLLALAVLATVIERPMHPYEMASLMRARGKEQDMEIKWGSLYRVVDNLVKHGFLVAAQSERQGGRPERTVYRITDAGRAELVDWTRELIAVPDRKPGPFTAGLSVLAVLGPDDVAGLLARRAAALEADLNATEADLAGWAEAVPRLFLLEVEYALAMRRAELAWVRALHDEITEGTLPLLAEWRTFHETGELPADIAALAARGTEEEQ, encoded by the coding sequence GTGCCGCAACGGAAGATCACCAACCTGCTCGCGCTGGCGGTCCTCGCGACCGTCATCGAGCGACCGATGCATCCCTACGAGATGGCGTCGTTGATGCGCGCGCGCGGCAAAGAGCAGGACATGGAGATCAAGTGGGGCTCGCTCTACCGGGTCGTCGACAACCTGGTGAAGCACGGGTTCCTGGTCGCCGCGCAGAGCGAGCGGCAGGGCGGCCGTCCGGAGCGCACCGTCTACCGGATCACCGACGCCGGCCGGGCCGAGCTCGTCGACTGGACCCGCGAGCTGATCGCGGTGCCCGACCGCAAGCCCGGCCCGTTCACCGCCGGCCTGTCCGTGCTCGCGGTGCTCGGCCCCGACGACGTGGCGGGCCTGCTCGCGCGGCGGGCGGCCGCGCTCGAGGCCGACCTCAACGCCACCGAAGCCGACCTGGCCGGCTGGGCCGAAGCGGTGCCGAGGCTGTTCCTGCTCGAAGTCGAATACGCCCTGGCGATGCGCCGCGCCGAGCTGGCCTGGGTGCGCGCGCTGCACGACGAGATCACCGAGGGAACGCTGCCGCTGCTGGCCGAGTGGCGCACCTTCCACGAGACCGGCGAGCTGCCGGCCGACATCGCGGCACTGGCCGCGCGAGGCACCGAGGAGGAGCAATGA
- a CDS encoding class I SAM-dependent methyltransferase yields the protein MTQTKRRKLIPEMEGSMARWYAKQRGSAPQLASYKRQAAELAENLPAGAAVLEVAPGPGYLSIELARLGYALSAIDISHTFVQLATERARAEGVTVDFRQGDVAALPFPADSYDLVVCQAAFKNFVDPVAALDEIHRVLRPGGVAVIQDMNRGATADDIRADVAGMQLNRFNSAFTRASLGGLRRRAYAAADFERVAADSAFHGSTTRADGLMLEVRLTKAA from the coding sequence ATGACCCAGACCAAGCGCCGCAAGCTGATCCCCGAGATGGAAGGGTCGATGGCGCGCTGGTATGCCAAGCAGCGTGGCTCGGCACCGCAGCTCGCCTCCTACAAGCGCCAGGCGGCGGAGCTGGCCGAAAACCTGCCGGCCGGCGCGGCGGTGCTCGAGGTGGCGCCCGGCCCGGGCTATCTGAGCATCGAGCTGGCTCGGCTCGGTTACGCGTTAAGCGCAATCGACATCAGCCACACGTTCGTCCAACTGGCGACCGAGCGGGCCCGCGCGGAGGGGGTCACCGTCGACTTCCGCCAGGGTGACGTCGCCGCGCTGCCGTTCCCGGCCGACAGCTATGACCTGGTCGTCTGCCAGGCCGCCTTCAAGAACTTCGTCGACCCGGTGGCCGCCCTCGATGAGATCCACCGGGTGCTGCGGCCGGGCGGGGTCGCGGTGATCCAGGACATGAACCGGGGCGCGACCGCCGACGACATCCGCGCCGACGTGGCCGGCATGCAGCTCAACCGGTTCAACAGCGCGTTCACCCGGGCCAGCCTGGGCGGGCTGCGCCGACGGGCCTACGCGGCCGCCGACTTCGAGCGCGTGGCCGCCGACAGCGCCTTCCACGGCAGCACCACCCGCGCCGACGGGCTGATGCTGGAGGTGCGGCTGACGAAGGCGGCCTGA